A window from Candidatus Nitrospira neomarina encodes these proteins:
- a CDS encoding efflux RND transporter periplasmic adaptor subunit, whose protein sequence is MKNLNHRHWRCLLVFGFIGLFTMGCSDTQPPTGSLPDTDVTASSPDLSPSPGQPLHADHVPEQARQRIRIEEVKERLTPHSVSAPGHVALDLSHVAKVSSRIPGQVDKVMVQLGDRVKKDQPLAAVESLQLDELVQEYLVAKSKLDVASSNFKRTKQLLAENIISQRRFLEDRGHQIEAQAVYQHVREKLLNMGLSPQELQQMEHGSHLEGHKYLLRAPLSGTVVNQKIVLGQGVAAGDEFFEIVDTSQVWVFANLPIEHARRFKEGDQGEVLPRGGEAITARLTYIAPVADATTRTIRVRFDVENSKGRLKPNEYVDVRLIDQQQPVLSIPLSALTMVEGVRGVFVQRDNGYDFVFVETGQEGGGLVEIKRGLKLGEHVVTEGVFDLKNAIMKPSIEGE, encoded by the coding sequence ATGAAGAATCTGAATCATAGACACTGGAGATGTCTGCTTGTGTTTGGTTTTATCGGGCTGTTCACGATGGGATGCTCCGACACCCAGCCACCAACTGGCAGTCTACCGGACACAGACGTGACGGCTTCCTCCCCCGATCTCTCTCCCTCTCCGGGACAACCCCTTCACGCGGACCATGTCCCTGAACAAGCGCGTCAACGAATCCGAATTGAAGAAGTGAAAGAACGCCTGACCCCGCATTCAGTTTCGGCGCCGGGTCATGTCGCCCTTGATCTCTCCCACGTGGCAAAGGTTTCCTCCCGCATCCCCGGACAAGTGGATAAGGTGATGGTGCAATTGGGGGATCGGGTGAAAAAGGATCAGCCGCTCGCGGCCGTCGAAAGCCTTCAATTGGATGAATTAGTCCAGGAATACCTGGTGGCCAAATCCAAATTGGATGTGGCCTCCAGCAATTTTAAGCGAACCAAACAACTCCTGGCTGAAAACATTATTTCTCAACGTCGGTTTCTGGAAGACCGTGGTCACCAGATTGAAGCCCAGGCGGTCTATCAACACGTCCGGGAAAAGCTCCTGAATATGGGGCTCAGCCCACAGGAACTCCAACAAATGGAGCATGGGAGCCATTTGGAGGGCCACAAATATTTGCTCCGGGCCCCTCTTAGTGGAACCGTCGTGAATCAAAAAATCGTGCTGGGCCAGGGCGTAGCGGCAGGAGACGAGTTCTTTGAAATTGTGGATACCAGTCAGGTGTGGGTGTTTGCCAATCTGCCAATCGAACATGCCCGTCGTTTCAAGGAAGGCGATCAAGGGGAGGTCCTTCCCCGTGGTGGAGAGGCCATCACCGCCCGACTCACCTATATTGCTCCGGTCGCAGATGCCACCACCCGCACCATCCGCGTGCGATTCGACGTTGAGAATTCAAAAGGCCGGCTAAAGCCCAATGAATATGTGGACGTGCGGCTGATCGATCAACAACAGCCCGTCTTATCCATTCCTCTGTCGGCCTTGACGATGGTAGAGGGGGTGCGCGGCGTGTTCGTTCAACGGGACAACGGATACGATTTCGTGTTTGTCGAAACCGGCCAGGAAGGCGGGGGACTTGTGGAAATCAAACGGGGCTTGAAGTTAGGAGAACACGTGGTCACCGAAGGTGTCTTCGACCTGAAAAACGCCATTATGAAACCCTCCATCGAGGGGGAGTAG
- a CDS encoding sensor histidine kinase: MQAFRTRIRRVSLGFIVILLGLFSLILYLGLSTILHRHIDGELVALAKEESLRVDLATDHVRVSSHRKHEEELEEFDDEDELQQAIRYSAILDSAGRILWSGQSTENRLPVTSQLIMQVLNGETVFETFHKPDHPPIRRISIPLIIEDHGRFILQTEKSLQFVQETLQWLAWLLCGTSAISLLFALWGSGRLADEALSPVKALSQTAETVSGQTLSTRLTLSSPYAEFQRLAHTFNGMLDRLQQVFEGQRRFVADAAHELKTPLTAMKGNFEVSLQRARSAEEYRETILSNLAEVDRLTAMTKSLLTLAQFAGDRPPLVLQTLALQPLVKEIVSELSVLAHEGGIHLQTEFEPVPPLMGDASQLKQALINLLDNALRHTPSEGTITVRVRSQDRSIRLSVEDTGPGINSQHLPHLFGRFYRIEQARDRQSGGTGLGLAIVKEIIEAHGGTIHAQSQVGKGTIFTVTLPTWEEPRLT, translated from the coding sequence ATGCAGGCCTTTCGCACCCGCATACGTCGTGTGTCCTTAGGTTTTATTGTGATCCTCCTAGGCCTCTTCAGCCTGATCCTGTACCTGGGACTATCCACAATTTTACACCGCCATATCGATGGAGAATTGGTTGCACTCGCAAAGGAGGAAAGCCTCCGCGTGGACCTGGCGACCGACCATGTTCGTGTGTCTTCCCACCGGAAACATGAAGAAGAATTAGAAGAATTTGATGACGAAGATGAGTTACAGCAGGCTATCCGCTATAGCGCTATTCTGGATTCCGCCGGCCGTATTCTCTGGAGTGGGCAGAGCACAGAGAACCGTCTTCCTGTAACATCCCAACTGATTATGCAGGTCCTCAATGGAGAAACGGTTTTTGAAACCTTTCACAAGCCGGATCATCCGCCCATTCGCCGTATCTCAATTCCTCTCATCATCGAAGATCACGGGCGATTCATTTTACAAACGGAAAAATCCTTGCAATTTGTTCAGGAAACCCTTCAGTGGTTGGCGTGGCTACTTTGTGGCACCTCCGCGATTTCCCTCCTGTTTGCTTTATGGGGAAGCGGACGTTTGGCCGATGAAGCCCTGTCACCCGTCAAGGCATTGAGTCAGACAGCGGAAACCGTGTCCGGGCAGACGCTTTCCACACGCCTCACACTCAGCTCGCCCTACGCCGAATTTCAACGCCTGGCCCACACCTTTAACGGCATGTTGGACCGCTTGCAGCAGGTCTTCGAAGGACAACGTCGCTTTGTGGCCGATGCGGCCCATGAACTGAAAACCCCGTTAACGGCGATGAAAGGCAATTTTGAGGTCAGCTTGCAACGGGCACGGTCGGCAGAGGAATACCGGGAGACCATCCTCTCCAACCTGGCTGAAGTCGACCGACTCACCGCCATGACCAAATCCCTCCTCACCCTGGCACAATTCGCCGGCGATCGCCCCCCACTCGTCTTGCAAACCCTTGCCCTCCAGCCTCTTGTTAAAGAAATCGTGAGCGAGTTGTCGGTGTTAGCTCATGAAGGCGGTATCCATCTGCAGACCGAGTTTGAGCCTGTTCCTCCTCTCATGGGAGATGCTTCACAGCTCAAACAAGCCCTGATCAATCTCCTGGATAATGCGCTCCGGCATACACCGTCAGAGGGAACCATCACTGTTCGGGTCCGGTCTCAGGATAGATCGATCCGGTTATCTGTGGAGGACACCGGGCCGGGAATTAATTCCCAACATCTTCCTCACCTTTTCGGGCGATTCTATCGAATTGAACAGGCACGGGATCGCCAATCAGGAGGAACAGGACTGGGGTTGGCGATCGTCAAGGAAATTATCGAAGCCCACGGAGGAACTATTCATGCACAGAGTCAAGTAGGAAAGGGCACCATATTCACGGTCACACTCCCAACCTGGGAAGAACCACGACTCACATGA
- a CDS encoding response regulator transcription factor gives MRILLVEDDSSVSGFIVKGLREEQYAVDLATDGEMGLAMAETTHYDVIILDIMLPKMNGIDVCRRLRAKRHATPILLLTAREAVEDRVNGLDTGADDYLTKPFAFAELLARLRALLRRGSGLPTPRLTIADLELDPVTHRVSRAGQTITLTNKEYSLLEYLMRNVGRVLTRTAITEHVWDIHYESVTNIVDVHIKTLRSKMDRDFSPQLIHTVRGIGYVLKIPEA, from the coding sequence ATGCGTATTCTCTTAGTGGAAGATGATTCAAGTGTGTCCGGATTTATCGTGAAAGGCTTGCGGGAAGAGCAATATGCTGTGGATCTCGCCACCGACGGTGAAATGGGATTGGCCATGGCCGAGACGACGCACTATGACGTGATCATTCTGGATATTATGCTCCCCAAAATGAACGGCATTGACGTCTGCCGCCGGCTTCGAGCGAAACGCCACGCGACCCCGATTCTTCTTTTGACCGCACGGGAGGCTGTTGAAGATCGAGTGAACGGCCTGGATACAGGCGCAGATGATTATTTGACGAAACCGTTTGCCTTTGCCGAATTATTGGCACGTCTGAGGGCGCTTCTCCGTCGTGGCAGTGGCCTCCCCACACCTCGCCTCACGATCGCGGACCTGGAGCTGGATCCGGTGACCCACCGTGTTTCACGGGCAGGCCAAACCATCACTCTGACCAATAAAGAATATTCACTATTGGAATATCTTATGAGAAATGTGGGACGGGTTTTGACCCGAACGGCCATTACCGAACACGTGTGGGACATTCACTACGAGTCCGTCACCAATATTGTGGATGTGCACATTAAAACCTTGCGCAGCAAAATGGATCGGGACTTTTCTCCACAGTTGATCCATACGGTGCGGGGGATCGGCTATGTCTTAAAAATCCCGGAGGCCTAA
- a CDS encoding PepSY domain-containing protein — protein MKPLHAFSLLGTLALLLSSVGLAMSHDGKDKAAVANLTTSVTMEEAINTATTQFPGKLLEAEMESEDGKVIYEVEIVNAAGEIREFEIDAQSGKILSSELEDEERHEKGVSHQDSGKS, from the coding sequence ATGAAGCCGTTACACGCATTCAGTTTATTGGGCACCTTAGCGTTGTTATTGAGTTCGGTTGGATTGGCCATGAGTCATGATGGCAAAGACAAAGCGGCCGTGGCCAACCTGACCACGTCGGTCACCATGGAAGAAGCTATCAACACTGCGACGACTCAATTTCCAGGTAAGCTGCTTGAAGCCGAGATGGAAAGTGAAGACGGGAAGGTAATATATGAGGTCGAGATCGTCAATGCCGCCGGAGAGATCAGGGAGTTTGAGATTGACGCCCAGTCGGGGAAAATTCTGAGCTCTGAACTTGAGGACGAGGAAAGGCACGAGAAGGGCGTTTCTCACCAGGATTCTGGAAAATCCTAA
- the ychF gene encoding redox-regulated ATPase YchF yields MEIGIVGLPNVGKSTIFNALTSGNAAASNYPFTTIEPNVGVVAVPDARLGRLTELVKPKKTVPTSCRFVDIAGLVKGASQGEGLGNKFLANIREVDAILHMVRLFQDPDVVHTMGGVDYRRDIEVIETELMLADLDSLTKQYDKVTAKARSGDKASKEALVVLDILKNGLEAGKPARALGLEPEILKNFFLLTTQPVLYVGNTDENPDPAILADFQAFAKERGSESVVICGKLESEIAQLSGEDREIFMKDLGMEQSGLEKVVVAAYKTLGLCSFLTSGVQEVRAWTIPIGAKAPQAAGVIHTDFEKGFIKADIYAFEDIDKYKSEAALREKGLIRSEGKEYVVKDGDVCHFKFNV; encoded by the coding sequence ATGGAAATTGGCATCGTCGGTCTACCCAACGTCGGCAAATCTACGATTTTTAACGCGTTGACCTCTGGCAACGCGGCCGCATCGAACTATCCGTTTACGACTATCGAGCCCAACGTCGGTGTCGTGGCCGTTCCTGACGCGCGTCTTGGGCGCCTGACCGAGTTGGTCAAACCCAAGAAAACCGTGCCAACCTCCTGCCGTTTCGTCGATATCGCCGGTCTGGTAAAAGGCGCCTCTCAGGGCGAAGGGCTGGGAAATAAATTCCTTGCGAATATTCGGGAAGTCGACGCCATCCTTCACATGGTGCGACTCTTTCAGGATCCCGACGTGGTGCACACCATGGGCGGCGTGGACTATCGTCGTGATATCGAGGTGATTGAAACTGAATTAATGCTTGCGGACCTCGACAGTCTCACCAAACAGTACGACAAGGTCACGGCCAAGGCGAGGTCAGGAGATAAGGCTTCGAAAGAGGCCCTTGTGGTGCTCGATATTCTGAAGAACGGTCTCGAAGCGGGTAAACCCGCGCGAGCCCTGGGCCTCGAGCCGGAAATCCTCAAGAATTTTTTCCTGCTCACCACACAGCCCGTACTCTATGTCGGGAATACCGATGAAAATCCGGATCCGGCCATCCTTGCCGATTTTCAGGCATTCGCGAAGGAGCGCGGCTCGGAATCGGTCGTGATCTGTGGCAAACTCGAAAGCGAAATCGCCCAGTTGTCCGGCGAAGACCGGGAAATTTTCATGAAAGATTTGGGCATGGAGCAGAGCGGCTTGGAAAAGGTCGTCGTCGCCGCGTATAAAACACTCGGGCTCTGCTCGTTCCTCACCTCCGGAGTGCAGGAGGTTCGAGCCTGGACCATTCCCATCGGAGCCAAAGCGCCACAGGCCGCCGGCGTCATCCACACCGATTTTGAGAAGGGCTTTATCAAGGCCGACATTTACGCCTTCGAGGACATCGACAAATACAAGTCGGAAGCCGCTCTGCGTGAGAAGGGCCTGATCCGCTCGGAAGGGAAAGAATACGTCGTCAAAGACGGCGACGTCTGCCATTTCAAGTTCAATGTCTAG
- a CDS encoding sensor histidine kinase, protein MQEEKNQIVSGILKARAELEQVLYDLEKLPVVSESAVHFAAHALNNFLTVVGGTVELLLLVLAKHPDDQVRTGLEALQHATQLMTHTVSQMVNAETGRDATLRFEKVELPIMAQRFRLFYQRIADQKQIQCLSVAPADVPSVWTDRVATAAALDNLFSNAVKYSPPGKRIWVEVEPQDDWVICRVRDEGPGLSLEDQAKLFQPGIQLTPRPTAGEPSTGYGLAVAKELIEKVGGQIWCESVFGQGACFSFRLPQYREAVHGSGMTQSGPQEGKERRD, encoded by the coding sequence ATGCAGGAGGAGAAGAATCAGATTGTGTCGGGCATCCTCAAGGCCCGGGCGGAATTGGAGCAGGTGCTGTATGACCTGGAGAAACTGCCGGTCGTCAGTGAAAGTGCTGTTCATTTTGCCGCCCATGCATTGAATAACTTTCTCACCGTGGTAGGGGGGACAGTCGAATTGCTCCTGTTAGTGCTGGCGAAACATCCGGACGACCAGGTTCGCACCGGATTGGAAGCGTTGCAGCATGCCACTCAATTGATGACGCACACCGTCAGTCAAATGGTGAATGCCGAGACAGGACGGGATGCGACGCTGCGCTTCGAAAAGGTGGAACTGCCGATCATGGCTCAGCGGTTCAGGCTTTTTTATCAACGCATTGCAGATCAAAAACAGATTCAGTGTCTCTCGGTAGCCCCTGCGGATGTTCCTTCGGTGTGGACGGATCGGGTGGCGACGGCCGCCGCGCTGGATAACTTATTCTCGAACGCGGTGAAGTACTCACCACCCGGGAAGCGGATCTGGGTAGAAGTGGAGCCCCAGGATGATTGGGTGATTTGTCGTGTTCGCGATGAAGGTCCCGGCCTGAGTTTGGAAGACCAGGCCAAACTCTTTCAACCCGGTATTCAACTCACTCCGAGGCCCACGGCAGGAGAGCCGTCAACAGGGTACGGCTTGGCGGTCGCGAAGGAACTGATCGAGAAGGTGGGGGGACAGATTTGGTGTGAGAGCGTGTTTGGCCAGGGGGCCTGTTTCTCTTTTCGTCTTCCACAATACCGGGAAGCGGTGCATGGATCGGGGATGACCCAATCAGGTCCGCAAGAGGGAAAGGAGCGCAGGGACTGA
- a CDS encoding type II toxin-antitoxin system HicA family toxin, with product MGKLRVLSGKDVCKILQRQGFSEVRRRGSHIIMQCRTDAGTVTVPVPDHTMLAI from the coding sequence ATGGGTAAGCTGCGGGTTCTCTCTGGGAAAGATGTCTGCAAAATACTCCAAAGACAAGGATTTTCTGAAGTACGCCGACGGGGAAGCCACATTATCATGCAGTGCCGCACTGACGCAGGAACAGTCACAGTGCCGGTCCCGGATCATACAATGCTTGCCATTTGA
- a CDS encoding type II toxin-antitoxin system HicB family antitoxin, translated as MGTSSYTAVVEKEGDLYVALCPELDVASQGTTVEEATANLKEAVEMFLECADPDEIGRRLHTEVYVTRFEAAHG; from the coding sequence ATGGGGACAAGCAGCTATACTGCGGTTGTCGAAAAAGAGGGCGATCTGTATGTGGCCCTTTGTCCTGAGTTGGATGTGGCCAGCCAGGGAACCACCGTGGAAGAAGCGACAGCTAATTTGAAGGAAGCGGTAGAAATGTTCCTCGAATGCGCGGATCCTGACGAGATCGGGCGTCGTCTTCACACCGAAGTGTATGTGACGCGATTCGAAGCCGCACATGGGTAA
- a CDS encoding cation-translocating P-type ATPase gives MTNTPNNRAETPRASPSDTVWHTLSIPDISQRLEVDPYTGLNAGEARRRLQQHGQNTIPEHRQRSLARIFVDQFTDFMILVLIGAAIVSGMLGERLDALAIVIIVVLNGIIGFVQEYRADRAMQAIKKLATPTTRIRREQQIASLSTLDVVPGDIVLLEAGDLIPADLRLVEAIQLKADESALTGESVAVDKQTDPLDDPKLPLGDRRNMAYKGTLLTYGRGTGIVIGTGQKTELGQIASLLHKDEDIKTPLQQRLAVFGRRLALAVLAICIVLFAVGVWRGEPPVLMFLTAVSLAVAAIPEALPAVVTISLALGARKMARKQALIRRLPAVETLGSVTYICSDKTGTLTQNSMRVEQMSVAGNVLRPSACRQPDSDADLHNPIHLFFLGLALNNDAKAQTEGQTLGDPTEVALYLAAVEAGYDKGTLETTNPRIEEIPFDSDRQCMTTMHRMPKGTISFTKGSPEKLLPLCQSMLTQTGPVSLDIDSLLEQAEQMANEGLRVLAVAYRQWDQAPTEMTSSTVERELTFLGFAGMMDPPRKEAAKAVALCQSAGITPVMITGDHPGTAKAIASRVGIINKDTKVLTGQELEHRSPEELAQLVEHTRVYARITPTQKIAIVKALQNRGEFVAMTGDGVNDAPALNQANIGIAMGQTGTDVAREASDMILLDDNFATIVTAVRDGRRIYDNIRKFVKYTMTSNSGEIWTIFLAPLFGLPIPLLPIQILWINLVTDGLPGLALAMEPEERNIMQRPPRPPNESIFAGGLWQHILWVGLLMGGVSLATEMWAYETNLAQWQTMVFTVLTLSQMGHVLAIRAEQDSFLQRGPLSNQWLLGAVVLTFALQMATIYVPFFNPIFHTMPLTLNQLGLCLILSTIVFFAVEFEKWVRRILFSFP, from the coding sequence ATGACCAACACACCCAACAATAGAGCGGAGACCCCTCGCGCATCGCCAAGCGACACGGTCTGGCATACTCTTTCTATCCCGGATATCAGTCAACGGCTGGAAGTCGATCCTTACACGGGGCTCAATGCCGGAGAAGCCCGCCGCCGGTTGCAACAACATGGCCAAAACACCATTCCCGAACATCGCCAGCGTAGCCTCGCGCGAATCTTCGTTGATCAATTCACCGATTTTATGATCCTGGTGCTCATTGGCGCCGCCATTGTCTCGGGCATGTTGGGGGAGCGTCTGGATGCCCTGGCGATTGTCATCATCGTGGTACTCAACGGCATCATTGGATTTGTGCAGGAATATCGGGCGGATCGCGCCATGCAGGCTATCAAGAAGCTCGCCACGCCTACAACGCGCATTCGACGTGAGCAGCAGATCGCCTCGCTCTCCACGCTTGATGTGGTACCGGGCGACATCGTCCTGCTGGAAGCCGGAGACCTCATTCCTGCCGATCTTCGATTAGTCGAAGCCATTCAACTCAAAGCGGATGAATCCGCGCTCACAGGCGAGAGCGTTGCGGTAGACAAACAGACCGACCCGCTGGACGACCCGAAGCTTCCCCTGGGTGATCGACGGAATATGGCCTATAAAGGCACGCTCCTGACATATGGGCGCGGCACAGGGATCGTCATTGGCACAGGCCAAAAGACCGAGCTAGGACAGATCGCGTCGCTCCTGCATAAGGACGAAGACATCAAAACGCCTTTGCAACAACGCCTGGCGGTGTTTGGACGACGTCTCGCGCTGGCCGTTCTGGCCATCTGTATTGTGTTGTTTGCTGTGGGCGTCTGGCGAGGTGAGCCGCCGGTGCTCATGTTCCTAACGGCCGTGAGTCTGGCCGTGGCCGCAATTCCTGAAGCCTTACCAGCCGTCGTCACCATTTCGCTGGCTCTGGGTGCGCGGAAAATGGCCCGCAAACAGGCGTTGATCCGTCGACTGCCCGCTGTGGAAACCTTAGGCTCCGTCACTTATATTTGCTCCGATAAAACAGGCACGCTCACACAAAATTCCATGCGTGTGGAGCAGATGTCGGTGGCCGGGAACGTATTGCGCCCTTCCGCGTGTAGACAACCCGACAGCGACGCCGACCTCCACAATCCCATTCATCTGTTTTTTCTGGGGTTGGCGCTCAACAACGATGCAAAGGCACAGACCGAAGGCCAAACCCTGGGTGATCCCACCGAAGTGGCCTTGTATCTGGCGGCCGTGGAGGCCGGGTATGACAAAGGCACATTAGAGACCACCAATCCCCGCATAGAAGAAATCCCCTTCGACTCAGACCGCCAATGCATGACGACAATGCATCGCATGCCGAAGGGCACCATCTCTTTTACCAAAGGATCGCCAGAAAAACTTCTTCCGCTTTGCCAATCCATGCTCACACAGACCGGCCCTGTGTCACTAGACATCGATAGTCTATTAGAGCAGGCCGAACAGATGGCCAATGAAGGCTTGCGGGTGTTGGCGGTGGCCTATCGGCAATGGGATCAAGCACCCACGGAAATGACTTCCTCGACTGTCGAACGCGAACTCACCTTCCTCGGATTTGCCGGCATGATGGACCCGCCACGGAAAGAAGCCGCCAAGGCGGTCGCCCTCTGCCAATCGGCAGGAATCACCCCCGTCATGATCACCGGCGATCACCCCGGCACCGCCAAAGCCATTGCCTCACGCGTCGGCATTATCAATAAGGACACCAAGGTGCTGACCGGCCAGGAATTGGAACACCGTTCCCCTGAAGAACTGGCGCAACTGGTTGAGCATACCCGGGTCTATGCCCGCATTACCCCCACGCAAAAAATTGCCATCGTCAAAGCCCTGCAAAACAGAGGAGAGTTTGTCGCGATGACCGGTGACGGGGTGAATGACGCCCCCGCGCTAAACCAGGCCAACATCGGCATCGCGATGGGGCAAACCGGCACCGACGTGGCCCGGGAAGCCTCCGACATGATTCTGTTGGATGATAACTTTGCGACTATTGTCACTGCTGTCCGGGACGGACGCCGGATTTATGACAACATCCGCAAATTTGTGAAATATACGATGACGAGTAATTCCGGAGAAATCTGGACGATTTTCCTGGCCCCCTTATTCGGCCTGCCGATTCCCCTGCTCCCGATTCAGATCTTATGGATCAATCTCGTCACCGACGGCTTACCCGGCCTCGCTCTCGCGATGGAACCCGAAGAGCGCAACATCATGCAGCGCCCTCCCCGCCCGCCGAATGAAAGCATCTTTGCCGGTGGCCTCTGGCAACATATCTTGTGGGTAGGCCTGCTCATGGGCGGCGTGTCGCTGGCCACCGAAATGTGGGCTTATGAGACCAATCTGGCGCAATGGCAGACCATGGTGTTCACCGTCCTCACCTTGTCCCAGATGGGACATGTGCTGGCCATTCGTGCAGAACAGGATTCATTTCTGCAGCGAGGGCCGTTGAGCAATCAATGGTTATTAGGGGCCGTGGTACTCACATTCGCCCTTCAAATGGCCACAATCTACGTGCCATTTTTCAATCCCATCTTTCATACGATGCCGTTAACTCTGAACCAACTCGGCCTCTGCCTCATCCTTTCAACAATCGTGTTTTTCGCCGTTGAATTCGAAAAATGGGTCAGACGAATTTTATTTTCCTTTCCGTAA
- a CDS encoding 2-oxoacid:acceptor oxidoreductase family protein, whose protein sequence is MIQIRIHGRGGQGVVTAAELLALAAFRDGKEAQAFPSFGSERTGAPVTAFCRIDSQPIRSREPVYHPDVLLIQDSTLLHQVDVFAGLAMSAFVLINSTRDVDALHLRDFVIQHPEMQMHTLPASDLALKHLGRPFANIGMVAGYAALTGEVSKASVNQAITEKFPGTIGELNAAVAAEVYDYVAANLAKV, encoded by the coding sequence ATGATCCAAATCCGTATTCATGGCCGAGGAGGGCAGGGCGTGGTGACTGCTGCGGAGCTGCTTGCGTTAGCGGCATTCCGGGATGGGAAGGAAGCTCAGGCCTTTCCCAGTTTTGGATCTGAACGGACCGGTGCGCCGGTCACGGCATTCTGCCGGATCGATTCCCAACCGATTCGCAGTCGGGAGCCGGTCTATCATCCGGATGTCCTGCTCATACAGGACTCCACCCTGCTGCATCAGGTGGATGTCTTTGCCGGATTGGCTATGTCAGCCTTTGTTCTGATTAATTCCACACGAGATGTTGACGCGCTTCATCTTAGGGACTTTGTCATTCAACATCCCGAAATGCAGATGCATACGCTTCCGGCATCCGATCTGGCCCTGAAACATCTTGGGCGACCGTTTGCCAATATCGGGATGGTGGCCGGTTACGCGGCCCTGACCGGGGAAGTCAGCAAAGCTTCCGTGAATCAGGCGATCACAGAGAAGTTTCCGGGAACGATTGGAGAGTTGAATGCGGCGGTGGCTGCAGAGGTGTATGACTATGTTGCGGCAAATCTGGCCAAGGTCTAA
- the porA gene encoding pyruvate ferredoxin oxidoreductase produces MKQHIEGSQAVAHAVALCRPEVMACYPISPQTHIVETLSRKVKAGEIGNCQFLNVESEFGALSVLIGASAMGARTYTATTSQGLLFMAEAVYNAAGLGLPIVMTIANRALGAPINIWNDHSDSMSMRDAGWIQLFAEDNQEAVDLHIQAFRLAEELSCPVMVCMDGYILTHAYEVVDLPTQEQVDAYLPAFEPVQVLDPQDPVSIGAMVGPEAFAEVRYLAHDKHLRALEAIPRLARAFEDIFQRRSGGLLKTYHTDEAETILLALGSVNGTIKDAVDDLRKDGWPVGSIALCAFRPFPSHALRHVVQDAKRIIVFEKDLAVGKGGIVSSDVKMALRGLPTIVDTVIAGLGGRPIPTASVIDTVKQACLEGLEEPHFLDLNWDAINRELTRQQAQRRSGPTAENILREIGAPGASPI; encoded by the coding sequence ATGAAACAACACATTGAAGGATCTCAAGCCGTGGCCCATGCCGTCGCGTTGTGTCGGCCTGAAGTGATGGCCTGTTATCCGATCTCTCCTCAAACCCATATTGTCGAAACTCTTTCACGCAAGGTGAAAGCCGGAGAAATCGGCAATTGCCAATTCCTGAATGTCGAATCGGAGTTCGGCGCCCTAAGCGTGCTGATCGGCGCCTCGGCCATGGGCGCGCGAACCTATACCGCGACGACGAGCCAGGGGCTGTTATTCATGGCGGAAGCGGTCTATAACGCAGCAGGGTTGGGGCTCCCCATTGTCATGACCATTGCCAATCGCGCCCTCGGCGCGCCGATCAATATCTGGAACGATCATTCGGATAGCATGTCTATGCGGGATGCCGGCTGGATTCAATTGTTTGCGGAAGATAATCAAGAAGCTGTCGATCTTCATATTCAAGCGTTTCGCCTGGCTGAGGAACTCAGTTGCCCGGTGATGGTCTGCATGGATGGCTATATTCTCACTCATGCCTATGAGGTGGTGGATCTTCCTACGCAAGAGCAGGTGGATGCGTATCTGCCGGCGTTTGAACCCGTTCAAGTGCTAGACCCGCAAGATCCGGTGTCCATCGGCGCGATGGTCGGACCGGAAGCTTTTGCCGAGGTACGGTACCTCGCGCATGACAAGCATCTGCGAGCATTAGAGGCGATCCCACGCCTCGCTCGGGCTTTTGAGGATATTTTTCAGCGTCGGTCCGGTGGACTGTTGAAGACCTATCACACGGATGAGGCGGAAACGATTCTGCTGGCACTGGGATCGGTGAACGGTACGATAAAAGACGCGGTGGATGACTTGCGGAAAGACGGATGGCCGGTCGGTTCTATTGCGCTCTGTGCATTTCGTCCCTTCCCCTCCCATGCTCTTCGCCATGTTGTTCAGGATGCCAAGCGGATCATTGTTTTTGAAAAAGACCTGGCGGTGGGAAAGGGTGGCATCGTGTCCAGCGATGTGAAGATGGCACTGCGGGGATTACCAACTATCGTGGATACGGTGATCGCCGGACTTGGAGGTCGCCCGATTCCTACAGCCTCGGTCATTGATACCGTGAAGCAAGCATGCCTGGAGGGTTTGGAGGAACCTCATTTCCTCGATCTGAATTGGGACGCCATTAATCGGGAATTGACCAGACAACAGGCGCAGCGGCGTTCGGGACCCACCGCAGAAAATATTCTCCGGGAAATCGGTGCTCCCGGTGCATCGCCCATTTAA